TATGAATCGCGAAAGGTATAACTCAGCAGAACGCTCTCTATGAATCGCGAAAGGTATAACTCAACAGAACGCTCTCTATGAATCGCGAAAGGTATAACTCAGCAGAACGCTCTCTATGAATCGCGAAAGGTATAACTCAGCAGAACGCTCTCTATGAATCGCGAAAGGTATAACTCAGCAGAACGCTCTCTATGAATCGCGAAAGGTATAACTCAGCAGAACGCTCTCTATGAATCGCGAAAGGTATAACTCAGCAGAACGCTCTCTATGAATCGCGTTCTGGGATCAAGAGAATAATATTATAAAAATAGAATATAATTCCATTATATTTCGACCTGAGACGCCGTTTCATTGAGTTAGCTGAGAAAACGTCTGTCCGATTCGGCGGATCATGATTTAAAGTTAATCTCGCAAGATCAACCGCCCCAAACCGCTTTCTTTTTCAATCCAAAATTCGATTCCATTCCCGATCATAGTACCGAACGAGTGCTTGGTTATTCAGCCGATTGATATCCACCGGAATTCGGGACATGTCCTGCGGAAAAATCTGGATTGATTCGAGTTCTTGTTCGTTGAGAAATCTGAGATGTTCCGGAAATTCTTTTTGGAATCGAACCGGTTTTTGACCCGCGAGAACAAAACCCCATTCTCCGAAAGAGGGAACGTAAACGTGTAGAGGAAGCGTATGAAAACCCAAAGAAGCGATCGTTCTTTCGATGCACCAATACGAAGAACGGGCAAAAAGAGGCGATGTGGATTGTATTTCAAGAACGGATGTTTCGTTCATCCTTCTTTTTAACGTTTGAAAAAACGCCGTGGTATAAAGTTTTCCCAAGGAAAAATTGCTGGGGTCCGGAAAATCAATGATGACCACATCAAAGATTTGCTCGGATTCCTCGAGCCAAAGGAATGCGTCCGTATTGATCACTTTCACTTTAGGATTTCTTAAACTTTCGTCGTTGAGCTCCTTTAAAAACTCATGCTCTGCAAACAAGTCCGTAACCGCCGGGTCCAAGTCGACTAACGTAACCGATTCTACATTTTTGTGCTTCAGAATCTCGCGTACGGCAAGCCCGTCCCCTCCTCCCAAGACCAATACTTTTTTAGGAACCGGGTGTGCAAGTAACGCGGGATGAACCAGCGTTTCGTGATAACGATATTCGTCCCTGGATGAAAATTGAAGGTGTCCGTTTAAAAAAAGTCGAATTTCGTTTTTCCAACGCGTCACTATGATCCTCTGAAACTGAGATTGTTTCGAAAGTATGATCTCGTCCGTGTATAAGGATTCCTCGCTGTAATGCGTGATCAAATCGGAAAAAGAAAACCCTAAAATCAAAAGCGTTAATACGACAGCGGATTGTGCTCGAAGCAAAATCATTCCGGAATGTTTGAGGGGAAGCGCCCAAGTTCCCCAGACCGCCACTCCTGCATTTAAAATTCCGAATAGAAATCCGGTCCTTATCAAACCTAACTTAGGCGCAAAGAAGATCGGAAACAAAATCGATGCGAGTAACGCACCTACGTAATCCAAACTCAAAACCCTCGATACGAGTTCCTTGAATTGAAGCTCTTTTTTCAGGATTCTTAACAAAATCGGTATTTCAAGTCCCACCAAAACTCCGATCAAAATCACAAGCAAGAACAACGGAACCTGAAAATACCGAATTTGCCCGAAACTCAAATAAAGAATCGCCGAGCCGAAACCACCCACAAGCCCAATCGCAAGTTCGATTTCCAAAAATTTAGGAATCAGATCCTTTTCCATATACTTGGATAACCAGGAACCGACTCCCATCGAAAACAAATACGTTCCTATGATGAGAGAGAATTGTGTGACTGTTTCCCCGAGTAGATAAGATGCGATCGTCCCAGCTAACAGCTCGTAAACGAGACCGCAAGAAGATATGATAAGAACCGAAATATAAAGCGCTGTTTGCAAACTGTTCCTATTTTCCTCCGGAATATCTCATAAAATTAGTATAATGGGAACGATACACTCCCGGATTCTCCCGCACAGTCTTAGGAACATTTTCCACCTCATCCACGTCTTTGGAACCTCCTCCATAAAAGTTCGTATACGTGAGATAACCGGAAATCCCAAGTACGTAAGCGGGATATAAAAGCCGTTTTATTAAATTCATGAAATTACCCTTTTGATTTTGTTGTAGATAATGGGAAAGATACGGTTTCGGTATATTCAAAATATTTTAAGAAAGTGGAAAGTTTTTTTAGAACTATTGTAAAACCAGAAAAGAAATCAGCTACAATCGTTCCGTAAATTCGTAACAAAATGTAGGAGTTCCCACAAATTGGATAGTTTATGGACTTTCTAACAGACTTCATTGTTGTTAAACTTTTCCTAGTAGTTCCTACATTTGAGGTTTTGGGACGACAATCATCTTTCGGTAAATCTTATCAAAGTGCAGTAATTCCCAAATTCTAAGTTTTTGGAATGACAAGTTCTTAGTTTGTATACTTTTTTTAGTCATCATCATAATCGGAATCACTTTCGAAATT
The nucleotide sequence above comes from Leptospira weilii. Encoded proteins:
- a CDS encoding polyamine aminopropyltransferase, with the translated sequence MQTALYISVLIISSCGLVYELLAGTIASYLLGETVTQFSLIIGTYLFSMGVGSWLSKYMEKDLIPKFLEIELAIGLVGGFGSAILYLSFGQIRYFQVPLFLLVILIGVLVGLEIPILLRILKKELQFKELVSRVLSLDYVGALLASILFPIFFAPKLGLIRTGFLFGILNAGVAVWGTWALPLKHSGMILLRAQSAVVLTLLILGFSFSDLITHYSEESLYTDEIILSKQSQFQRIIVTRWKNEIRLFLNGHLQFSSRDEYRYHETLVHPALLAHPVPKKVLVLGGGDGLAVREILKHKNVESVTLVDLDPAVTDLFAEHEFLKELNDESLRNPKVKVINTDAFLWLEESEQIFDVVIIDFPDPSNFSLGKLYTTAFFQTLKRRMNETSVLEIQSTSPLFARSSYWCIERTIASLGFHTLPLHVYVPSFGEWGFVLAGQKPVRFQKEFPEHLRFLNEQELESIQIFPQDMSRIPVDINRLNNQALVRYYDREWNRILD